In Archangium violaceum, the following are encoded in one genomic region:
- a CDS encoding S8 family peptidase, whose translation MTRTLMLGLGLLLAPAAHASGVKVLEPRLPTIKPTNPELDAETPVQRLVVKFQEGTRVRLRGGRMKALSSERGEHERRRMKRWGLSDGRVLADLTTAHSVLERVPRRGQVGRLFRENELALADHKRNAEDRTGKEMADLDLYYEVPLQGAVRAGEVNSLVMQLNALDSVEIAYAEPMPEPAMLDFRPARRRPRNGPSTQSSTTSPYDSQQGYLNAAPVGIDARYAWTVSGGDGTGVRIVDVEGAWNDQHEDLPNFFYVGGTEFDDSDWRDHGTAVLGVMAGARNGYGVTGIAHQARVGHQGVATQTVASAITHAAIAAGKGGVVLVELQALGPRANKNCTCNTAQCNYVPMEYWQANFDAIAQATANGVHVVEAAGNGSANLDSPVYRGAFDRSVRDSGAIFVAASTATTRAPMCWSNHGSRVDVHAWGEKVVTLGFGDLFDSGENQWYTASFGGTSSAAPIVVGAVASLQGAANAAGLGPIPPRALRDLLRTTGTPQASSTKRIGSLPNLREAIPQLLAR comes from the coding sequence GTGACTCGCACGCTCATGCTGGGCCTGGGTCTGCTCCTGGCCCCCGCCGCACACGCCAGCGGCGTCAAGGTGCTGGAGCCGCGACTCCCTACCATCAAACCCACCAACCCCGAGCTCGACGCGGAGACGCCAGTCCAGCGACTGGTGGTGAAGTTCCAGGAGGGCACCCGGGTGCGCCTGCGCGGCGGACGGATGAAAGCGCTCTCCTCGGAGCGCGGTGAGCACGAGCGGCGCCGGATGAAGCGCTGGGGCCTGTCCGATGGACGCGTGCTGGCGGACCTCACCACCGCCCACTCGGTGTTGGAGCGCGTCCCGCGCAGGGGCCAGGTGGGACGGCTCTTCCGCGAGAACGAGCTGGCGCTGGCCGACCACAAGCGCAACGCCGAGGACCGCACCGGCAAGGAGATGGCGGACCTGGACCTCTACTACGAGGTGCCGCTGCAGGGCGCGGTCCGCGCCGGGGAGGTGAACAGCCTGGTGATGCAGCTCAACGCGCTCGACAGCGTGGAGATCGCCTACGCCGAGCCCATGCCCGAGCCCGCCATGCTGGACTTCCGTCCGGCCAGGCGGCGCCCGCGCAACGGGCCGAGCACGCAGTCTTCCACCACTTCCCCGTATGACAGCCAGCAGGGTTACTTGAACGCGGCTCCCGTCGGCATCGACGCGCGCTACGCCTGGACGGTGAGCGGCGGCGACGGCACCGGCGTGAGGATCGTCGACGTGGAAGGGGCCTGGAACGACCAGCACGAGGACCTGCCGAACTTCTTCTACGTGGGCGGCACCGAGTTCGACGACTCGGACTGGCGCGACCACGGCACCGCGGTGCTGGGCGTGATGGCGGGCGCGCGCAACGGCTACGGCGTCACCGGCATCGCCCACCAGGCGCGGGTGGGCCACCAGGGCGTCGCCACCCAGACCGTCGCCAGCGCCATCACCCACGCGGCCATCGCCGCGGGCAAGGGGGGTGTCGTGCTGGTGGAGCTGCAGGCCCTGGGGCCTCGCGCCAACAAGAACTGCACCTGCAACACCGCCCAGTGCAACTACGTCCCCATGGAGTACTGGCAGGCCAACTTCGACGCCATCGCCCAGGCCACCGCCAACGGCGTGCACGTCGTGGAGGCCGCTGGCAACGGTAGTGCCAACCTGGACAGCCCCGTGTATCGCGGCGCCTTCGACCGCTCGGTGCGTGACTCGGGCGCCATCTTCGTGGCCGCCAGCACCGCCACCACCCGCGCTCCCATGTGCTGGAGCAACCACGGCAGCCGCGTGGACGTGCACGCCTGGGGCGAGAAGGTCGTGACGCTGGGCTTCGGAGACCTCTTCGACTCCGGCGAGAACCAGTGGTACACGGCCAGCTTCGGCGGCACCTCCAGCGCCGCCCCCATCGTGGTGGGCGCGGTGGCCTCCCTCCAGGGCGCCGCCAACGCCGCCGGCCTGGGCCCCATCCCTCCCCGCGCCCTGCGCGACCTGCTGCGCACCACCGGCACGCCGCAGGCCTCCAGCACGAAGCGGATCGGCTCCCTGCCCAACCTGCGCGAGGCCATTCCCCAGCTCCTCGCGCGCTGA
- a CDS encoding STAS/SEC14 domain-containing protein, producing MYRLDVDSQEALIEFALDGLIRKEEMERFVEELRAATQQLTGREIKIKADLRTFRPSAPEVAEMIRAVQEFGLRSGVKRVAEMVESQVVALQLNRVARESGTDKILRRFADDNAALRWLLYGEEELLSA from the coding sequence GTGTACAGGCTCGACGTCGACAGTCAGGAAGCGCTCATCGAGTTCGCCCTGGACGGCCTCATCCGCAAGGAGGAGATGGAGAGGTTCGTGGAGGAGCTGCGGGCCGCGACCCAGCAGCTCACGGGGCGGGAGATAAAAATCAAGGCGGACCTGCGCACCTTCCGGCCCTCCGCGCCGGAGGTGGCGGAGATGATCCGCGCGGTGCAGGAGTTCGGCCTTCGCTCCGGGGTGAAGCGGGTGGCGGAGATGGTGGAGAGCCAGGTGGTCGCCCTGCAGCTCAACCGGGTGGCGCGCGAGAGCGGCACGGACAAGATCCTCCGCCGGTTCGCCGACGACAACGCGGCGCTGCGCTGGCTGCTCTACGGCGAGGAGGAGTTGCTCTCGGCCTGA